In one window of Paenarthrobacter nicotinovorans DNA:
- a CDS encoding acyl-CoA dehydrogenase family protein, producing the protein MSAPDPQPVRISSVPVQLQALEPALEKIKAAVGDVPALLAIAGELGQTAPMPGEGSTAKLWELLASVTAVDVAAGRVLEPHLDALAILAQAGSETTTAGAWGVFAAEGPGMKLEAKRTANGSYVLHGSKPWCSLAQQLDGAVITAHLPDDGGRAAFAVNLKDPGVSAETPVWTARGLQEIPSGTVHFANVPAAPVGGEGWYFSRPGFAWGGMGVAACWLGGAVAVARDYATALSKASGNGREPDQIALATLGEIDRTISTVTGYLAQTAERIDAGELEDADSEGQSPWSDALRVRGTVAAAVERIQTLVTQNLGPAPLAFDEAYAKRMADLSLYIRQHHAMRDDAQLGALALKGDRSW; encoded by the coding sequence ATGAGCGCACCCGACCCCCAGCCCGTACGCATCAGCTCCGTACCAGTACAGCTCCAAGCCCTGGAGCCGGCCCTGGAAAAAATCAAGGCTGCCGTGGGCGACGTCCCGGCCCTGCTCGCCATCGCCGGGGAACTCGGCCAGACAGCTCCCATGCCCGGGGAGGGCAGCACAGCCAAGCTCTGGGAACTCCTGGCTTCAGTGACGGCCGTGGATGTCGCTGCCGGGCGAGTGCTGGAGCCCCACTTGGACGCCCTCGCGATCCTCGCCCAGGCCGGAAGCGAAACCACCACGGCAGGCGCCTGGGGAGTGTTCGCGGCGGAGGGACCCGGCATGAAACTCGAAGCCAAACGCACTGCGAACGGCAGCTACGTCCTGCACGGATCCAAGCCGTGGTGCTCCCTGGCCCAACAGCTGGACGGCGCGGTGATCACCGCGCATCTTCCCGACGACGGCGGCAGGGCCGCCTTCGCGGTTAACCTGAAGGACCCCGGGGTCAGCGCGGAAACCCCGGTATGGACGGCGCGCGGACTGCAGGAAATCCCGAGCGGCACGGTCCACTTCGCCAACGTCCCGGCCGCACCGGTCGGCGGGGAGGGCTGGTACTTCTCCCGGCCCGGATTCGCGTGGGGCGGAATGGGAGTCGCTGCATGCTGGCTGGGCGGGGCGGTGGCCGTGGCCCGGGACTACGCCACCGCGCTGAGCAAGGCTTCCGGCAATGGCCGTGAACCCGACCAGATCGCACTGGCCACCTTGGGAGAAATCGACCGCACCATCAGCACGGTTACCGGCTACCTCGCCCAGACCGCGGAACGCATCGACGCCGGCGAGCTGGAGGACGCGGATTCCGAAGGTCAAAGCCCCTGGAGCGATGCCTTGCGTGTCCGCGGAACGGTAGCCGCCGCCGTCGAGCGCATCCAAACCCTGGTGACGCAGAACCTCGGCCCCGCCCCGCTGGCATTCGACGAAGCATATGCAAAGCGCATGGCGGACCTGTCCCTGTACATCAGGCAGCACCACGCCATGCGGGACGATGCCCAGTTGGGCGCCCTGGCCTTGAAAGGGGATCGCAGTTGGTGA
- a CDS encoding PIG-L family deacetylase yields the protein MVTFTHADTGTAESDWLASGLAALPELPLDKDELAGTTFVVLAAHPDDESLGAGGFLAKLHAAGADIKVLLCTAGEASHPESPTTTPEQLAAVRLTEFDAAVSGLAPGASWQFLELPDGRLAANADRIADAVRKAVASSGRPAENVTIIAPFRSDGHTDHDVLGSTAAQLAENDGHGLLEYPIWYWLWAGPDHETWRTWVRLPLEASEQEAKAAAMRAHASQTEPLSGQPGDETLLSGTFLEHFQRPWETFAWHPSTAGNNSAKDAERIFDEVHSRDEDPWSYTTSWYERRKRALTLAALPRESYEAGLELGCSIGTLSEELAKRCGTFLGVDASSTALEEASKRLSGFPSAEARHLTMPHEWPEGTFDLVVLSETGYYLSPEELTELLARIHASTRPGGTLLLCHWRHPISGWQLDAEAVHAMARTQLDWPTHGLYREKDFMLEILVAPGGAT from the coding sequence TTGGTGACGTTCACGCATGCAGATACCGGCACGGCGGAGTCTGACTGGCTGGCCAGCGGCCTGGCCGCCTTGCCCGAACTCCCCCTGGACAAGGACGAACTTGCGGGCACGACCTTCGTGGTGCTCGCTGCGCACCCGGATGACGAATCCCTGGGCGCCGGCGGATTCCTCGCAAAACTTCACGCAGCAGGCGCAGACATCAAGGTCCTGCTCTGCACCGCCGGTGAAGCCTCCCACCCGGAATCGCCAACGACGACGCCGGAACAGCTTGCCGCTGTCAGGCTCACTGAGTTCGACGCGGCTGTGTCCGGGCTGGCTCCCGGCGCGAGCTGGCAGTTCCTGGAACTGCCCGACGGCAGACTGGCAGCCAACGCAGACCGGATCGCGGACGCGGTGCGGAAGGCCGTGGCATCATCAGGGCGTCCGGCGGAAAACGTGACGATCATTGCCCCGTTCCGTTCCGACGGACACACCGACCACGACGTCCTGGGCTCCACGGCCGCGCAGCTCGCCGAAAACGATGGCCACGGTCTGTTGGAATACCCCATCTGGTACTGGCTGTGGGCAGGGCCGGACCACGAAACCTGGCGGACGTGGGTGCGGCTCCCACTCGAAGCATCGGAGCAGGAAGCCAAAGCTGCCGCGATGCGGGCCCACGCCTCGCAAACGGAACCTCTCTCCGGGCAGCCGGGCGACGAGACACTGCTCTCCGGAACCTTCCTGGAACACTTCCAGAGGCCTTGGGAAACCTTCGCCTGGCACCCGTCAACGGCTGGAAACAACAGCGCCAAGGATGCCGAGCGGATCTTCGACGAAGTCCACTCCCGCGACGAGGATCCCTGGAGCTACACCACCAGCTGGTACGAACGCCGCAAGCGGGCCCTGACCCTGGCTGCACTCCCCCGGGAATCCTACGAAGCAGGACTTGAACTGGGCTGTTCCATCGGCACGCTGAGCGAAGAGCTCGCCAAGCGCTGCGGAACGTTCCTCGGAGTGGACGCCAGCAGCACGGCGCTCGAGGAGGCCAGTAAGCGGCTTTCCGGGTTTCCGTCGGCGGAAGCCCGGCACCTCACCATGCCGCATGAATGGCCCGAAGGCACGTTCGATCTGGTGGTGTTGTCCGAGACCGGCTACTACCTTTCCCCGGAGGAGCTCACCGAACTCCTGGCCAGGATCCATGCCTCCACCCGCCCCGGCGGCACCCTGCTCCTGTGCCACTGGCGGCACCCGATTTCCGGCTGGCAACTTGATGCGGAAGCCGTCCATGCGATGGCCCGCACCCAACTGGATTGGCCTACGCATGGGCTTTACCGTGAGAAAGACTTCATGCTCGAGATCCTCGTCGCCCCGGGCGGAGCGACATGA
- a CDS encoding LysR family transcriptional regulator, which translates to MPQISSGLTLQQLRYFIEVAAEGSISAAADLLYVAQPTMSAAMKDLEARVGRALLLRSARGVTLTADGVEFLGYARQVVEQFALLEQRYLGSPPTRRLLGVSTQHYSFAVDAFVRMVKATDVAEYEFSLRESRTWDIIEDVRTLRSEIGILYRNDFNRKIIDKLIRDSGLAFTPLFLADPHIFISRHNPLASKERATLDDLAGMPRLTFDQGANNSFYFAEEILSTLSSKQEIRVSDRATIFNLMIGLHGYTISTGIISGRLDPEIVAIPLDVDERIEIGWIGHAAIPLTDQAQRYLKELRAVVAEFGVALID; encoded by the coding sequence ATGCCCCAGATTTCGAGTGGTCTGACCCTGCAGCAGCTCCGTTACTTCATAGAGGTTGCAGCTGAGGGGTCGATCTCCGCGGCTGCAGACCTTCTCTACGTTGCGCAGCCGACAATGTCTGCCGCGATGAAGGATCTTGAGGCCCGGGTGGGCCGTGCGCTCCTGCTCCGTTCCGCCCGCGGGGTGACCCTCACCGCCGACGGGGTGGAGTTTCTCGGCTATGCGAGGCAGGTCGTCGAGCAGTTTGCTCTCCTTGAGCAGCGCTACCTCGGCAGCCCGCCGACGCGACGTTTGCTCGGGGTGTCAACCCAGCACTACTCGTTCGCGGTTGACGCCTTCGTCCGGATGGTCAAGGCCACTGACGTGGCCGAATACGAGTTCTCGCTGCGCGAGTCCCGCACCTGGGACATCATCGAGGATGTCCGGACGCTCCGCAGCGAGATAGGCATCCTTTACCGGAACGATTTCAACCGGAAGATCATCGACAAGCTGATCCGGGATTCCGGGCTCGCGTTCACTCCGCTTTTCCTTGCCGATCCGCACATTTTCATTTCACGGCACAACCCGCTCGCCTCAAAAGAGCGCGCGACCCTCGACGATCTCGCCGGCATGCCGCGGCTTACCTTCGACCAAGGTGCGAATAACTCCTTCTACTTCGCCGAGGAGATTCTCTCCACCTTGTCCAGCAAGCAGGAGATCCGGGTCTCTGACCGTGCGACGATCTTCAACCTCATGATCGGTCTCCACGGCTACACAATCTCGACGGGTATCATCAGCGGCCGCCTCGACCCGGAGATCGTCGCCATCCCGCTCGACGTTGACGAACGCATCGAGATCGGCTGGATCGGCCACGCAGCGATTCCGCTCACTGACCAAGCGCAGCGCTACCTCAAGGAATTGCGGGCCGTCGTCGCTGAGTTCGGCGTAGCGCTGATCGACTGA
- a CDS encoding glycosyltransferase, whose amino-acid sequence MTDPAPQGIRDVAVVVPAHNEDQHIGKALSALRAAADALNKARPDIRLRMTVVLDSCTDRSAEITAAYVAGDARLSLIEVALRSTGASRGFGFRSALAACHPINAGDLWLANTDADSAVPENWLVRQVELADNGADAILGSVEPDPDDVDPAVLRRWLELHPFRENHQHIYGANFGVRGSAYLAVGGFPMLRAHEDRVLVERLRSRGFQVVATDSIRVLTSGRTHARAPEGFAAYLRALGAELPAVTG is encoded by the coding sequence ATGACAGATCCGGCACCCCAGGGCATACGGGATGTGGCAGTGGTGGTGCCCGCCCACAACGAGGACCAGCACATCGGCAAAGCGCTGTCAGCGCTTCGGGCAGCCGCCGACGCGCTCAACAAGGCACGCCCGGACATCCGGCTCCGCATGACGGTGGTCCTGGACAGTTGCACCGACCGCTCAGCGGAGATCACGGCCGCGTACGTGGCCGGCGATGCCCGCCTTTCCCTGATTGAAGTGGCGTTGCGGAGCACGGGCGCCAGCCGCGGTTTTGGCTTCCGCAGCGCGCTGGCCGCGTGCCACCCCATCAACGCCGGGGACCTCTGGCTCGCCAACACCGACGCCGATTCCGCGGTGCCGGAGAACTGGCTTGTACGTCAGGTGGAGCTCGCTGACAACGGAGCGGATGCCATCCTGGGTTCCGTGGAGCCCGACCCCGACGATGTTGACCCCGCAGTGCTGCGGCGCTGGCTGGAACTCCACCCGTTCCGCGAGAACCACCAGCATATTTATGGCGCGAACTTTGGTGTCCGCGGCTCTGCATATCTTGCCGTGGGCGGCTTTCCGATGCTTCGGGCGCACGAGGACAGGGTCCTGGTGGAACGCCTCCGCAGCCGGGGATTCCAGGTGGTCGCTACGGACAGCATCCGCGTCCTGACGTCCGGGCGGACCCACGCCCGCGCACCGGAGGGATTCGCTGCCTACCTCCGGGCCCTGGGAGCGGAACTTCCGGCCGTAACTGGCTAA